The genomic DNA CATTTTTCCAACTTTCTAATTGTTGGGCCAGTTGTTCGGTAGTCCAAGGTTTGCCGGGAATGTCCAACGTCACGATTTTGCCCTTTCCGGCAGCCGTCAACATGGCTTTGCCTTCTTGTTCCAAAATGCGCTTAATGTCGGCGTTTTTGCCCCGTTTGCCGGCAGGAATTTCGATCAGCTCAAAAGGCAATTCCTTCGGAAAACGACGTTGATATTCCTCAAAGCCTGTAGTTACCCACGAAGGCATTTTGGTTCCAACGGCAATTAACTGAATTTTCACCTTAGCTCCTCAAAAAACGTCATGAAAAACGACCGCACTTTATAGGCCTCTACGCCCAAAGTTTTTCTAATTGATACGTCTCGCGGCTGTCCGCCTGCATGATATGCACAATGGCTTCGCCTAAATCCACCACGACCCAATCAGCAGTCTCTTTGCCTTCATCGCCAAATACGTCAATACCGGCAAGTTTGCATTCGCTAATGAGCTTTTGCGCCAATGAAGACACATGGCGGGAAGACGTACCGGTGCATAAAATCATGGTATCGGTGATGGAAGATTTTCCTTTAACATTTAACGGTAAAATGTCGGTGGCTTTTAAATCATCTAATTTATTTACCACAAAATCGACTAACGACATACTTGCTCCTCAATTCAAAAAGCGGAAAATTTTAGCATTGAATAAAATCAACGCCAATCTTTATCACTGGTT from Aggregatibacter aphrophilus ATCC 33389 includes the following:
- the rsfS gene encoding ribosome silencing factor — protein: MSLVDFVVNKLDDLKATDILPLNVKGKSSITDTMILCTGTSSRHVSSLAQKLISECKLAGIDVFGDEGKETADWVVVDLGEAIVHIMQADSRETYQLEKLWA
- the rlmH gene encoding 23S rRNA (pseudouridine(1915)-N(3))-methyltransferase RlmH produces the protein MKIQLIAVGTKMPSWVTTGFEEYQRRFPKELPFELIEIPAGKRGKNADIKRILEQEGKAMLTAAGKGKIVTLDIPGKPWTTEQLAQQLESWKNDGRDLCLLIGGPEGLSPECKAAAEQSWSLSPLTLPHPLVRVVVAESLYRAWSLTTNHPYHRE